The DNA region GAGATCCGCCCTAGATTCGGAGTAATTCGTTCTAGAGAGTTCATTATGAAAGATGCATATTCTTATCATTTGGACGAAGCATCTTTGGATGCTACATATCAGGATATGAGAACCGCGTATCGCAAAATTTTTCAACGTTGCGGTTTGAAAACTATTCCTGTCCAAGCAGATTCAGGAACAATGGGTGGTTCTGCTTCCGAAGAATTTATGGTGGTTTCTCCTATCGGAGAAGAGACACTTCTTCTTTGTGGAGACTGCGGCTATAATTCTAATAGCGAAAAAACTCCTTTTATAGCAAAGCAGGAAGATTCTCCTAAAGGTCCTAAGGACAAAAAAGAAGTAGAAACTCCAGGCAAAAAGTCTATCGAAGATGTTGCTTCTTTCTTAAATGTTCGCCCTCAGGATACGATCAAGGCTGTTGCTTTCCAGAATGGAAAAGAGAAACTGTTGGTATTCCTACGCGGGGACCTAGAACTAAATGAACACAAACTTAAGTCTTATTTAAAATGGTCCGACCTGGACATGATCCCGGAACCTGAATTAAGAAGTTCTAATTTAGTTCCCGGGTTTATCGGACCTTCCGATGTGGGTGCAGGGTTTAAGGTGATTTTAGACTCTTCTATCCAAAAGGATGGAGCTTACGTGGTCGGTGGAGGAAAAGAAGATTTCCATATCCAAGGATATATTCCTTCTTCCGAGATCAAGATTCCTTACGAAACTACAGATGTTGCTCTTGCAAGAGAAGGAGATCCTTGTCCTACCTGTGCAAAAACCCTAAAGGCAGAAAAGGGGATTGAAGTAGGTCATATCTTCAAATTGGGAGATAAATATACTAAGTCTTTTCAGATCCAAGTATTGGATCAACAAGGTAAGGCAAAAACTCTTACCATGGGATGTTATGGTATCGGTGTGAACCGCACCATGGCAACGGTTATAGAACAATGTAATGATGATAAGGGTATTTACTGGCCGATCAGTATTGCACCTTTTGAGATCGGTCTTGTGACTCTCACGAAAGGTGAGGAGCAAGATGCAAAAGCATTAGAATTTTACGAAAATCTAAAGAACGAAGGATTTGAGGTTTTCTGGGACGAAAGAGATTTAGGACCTGGATTTAAATTCAAGGATTCTGAACTGATCGGTTTCCCTATCAGGATCACTGTCGGTAAAAAGTTTTTCGAATCCGGAGAAATTTCCATCTATAATCGTAAATATGATAAGGATGAAACTTTCAAATTCACGGACTTTGATGATTTGAATACGAGAGTAGAAAACCTACGTCAGGAATTATACCAGGAGTTGTTGGGAGATTAATCCCTTCAAAAACTGTCATGGCTAAAGAACGCAGCTTCACTGAAAAAGAAGGATACTTCGGAGATTTTGGAGGAAGATATTCCCCTGAGATCTTGACCGAAGCATTGATCGAGTTGGAAGATACTTACAATAAACTCCGTAAGGATAAAAAATTCCAAAAGGATCTGGAGTTTTATAGAAGGAATTATATCGGAAGACCTTCTCCTCTGACGTACGCAGAGAAACTGACCAAGGCCTGGGGTGGAGCTAAGATCTGGCTAAAACGTGAGGACCTGAATCATACAGGCGCTCATAAGATCAATAATACGATCGGTCAGGCGCTTATTGCAAAAGCAATGGGCAAACGTAGGATTATTGCGGAAACAGGAGCAGGCCAACATGGTGTGGCGACTGCAACCGTTGGTGCATTATTCGAATTTGAAACTGCTATCTTTATGGGAGAAGAAGATCTCCGCCGCCAAAAATTGAATGCGATCCGTATGCAGATGCTTGGTGCAAAAGTAATTGGGGTTTCTTCAGGAACTGCGACTTTAAAAGATGCAACTTCCGAAGCAATGAGAGATTGGGCATTAAATGTTTCTAATACTCATTATATAGTAGGTTCAGTAATCGGGCCTCATCCTTTTCCTACAATCGTCCGCGATTTTCAAAAAGTCGTGGGTGACGAATCCAAGAAGCAGTTCAAAAAAGAGAACGATAAACTTCCCGATGCTGTCGTTGCCTGTGTAGGTGGCGGTTCCAATGCAATGGGAATGTATTATGCATTTCTAAATGATAAAAAAGTAAAACTGTATGGAGTGGAAGCAGGGGGAAGGGGATCTTCTCCAGGAGAACATTCTGCCACAATGCTTTTTGGTAAAACTGGATTTTTACACGGAACCAAAACTTTGGTGATCCAAGACGATGGCGGCCAAGTAGTTCCTGCTCATTCCGTTTCTGCGGGATTGGATTATCCAGGTGTAGGACCTGAACATGCACATTTACATTCTTCCGGTAGAGTAAAATACGAAACAGTTTCCGACCAGGGAGCCTTGGATGCATTCATGGAAGTTTGTAGGATAGAAGGTATCATACCTGCATTAGAAACTGCTCATGCGTTCCGATTCGCTAAGGATCTTGCAAAAGAACTTGGGAAGAAAAAAGATATTTTGATCTGTTTATCCGGAAGAGGGGACAAAGACGTAGCAGAAGTAGCAAGACTAGTCGGTCTTTCACAAGGAGATTTGATTTGAGCGCAATTAAGAGCGTTTTTTCGGATTCAAAAAGCGCATTCATTCCTTATATTTCTTTAGGAGATCCGAACTACGATCTATGCGTAGATTGGGCGGATGCTCTTATCAGAGGTGGCGCTGATATTTTAGAACTTGGAATCCCGTTTTCAGATCCGGTTGCAGACGGGCCAGTGATCCAAAAGGCATTCAAACGTGCTCTTGCAAATCCATTCTCTATGGATACAATTTTGGAAACGACGGAGAAGATACATTCTTTACATCCTCATATTCCTCTAGTGTATCTAACGTATTTTAATCCGATTTTTCATTACGGTTTTGAAAAGTTTGCGGAGAAGGCGAAAATCGCAGGTATCCAAGGTATGATCATACCTGATCTTCCTTATGATACCCCTGAGACAGACGAATTATTCAAGTCCTTAAAAAGAAGGGGAGTGGACCTGATCCATTTGGTAACTCCTGCTACACCTTTAAACCGAATGAAAGGAATTAGGGACTTTGCTTCCGGATTTATCTATTACGTAACTTCTTACGGAGTAACGGGAGAAAGAAAATCCATCTCTGCGGATTTAGAGGACAGAATCAAAACTACTAAGGAAGTTTTTTCCCTTCCTGTAAGTGCAGGATTCGGGATCTCGGCCCCAGACCAGGCAAAAGAAATTTCCCAATATGCTGACGGGATTATCATAGGTTCCGCAGTGCAAAGGATCATAGAAGAGAATGGTTCTAATCCTAGTCTTTGTAGAAAGAAATTGGAAGAATACGCACAATCGATTTCCGGTTCTTTGAGAGGAAAAAACCTCTAAAACTCTTTTTCCTAGTCGATATTTTCTTTCCTGAACTGGGAAGAAAATTGACGAAACCGTCCCGGTAGAGAGAATCTTCCGGATCGGAGGAAAGAATGAGCGAGTCCAAACCAGCCCAGAAATTTACCGTTGTGGATATTATTTTCGGGGTCACTACAACCCTCGGAATTCTGGCACATTTTTATTACGCGTTTTTTTCCGAAGCGGAGTATTCGCTTCAACTTCTATTATTAGGTGCGCTTTTTCTATTTTCTTCCTCTTACTTCTTCTATAAAACAATCACCAAGGTTGCCAAAAATCCACAGTTAGTGGGGAGTCTTTGGTTAGCGATCATTGTATCCTTGGTTTGGTTCGATCTATACGTTGCATTCACTCCCGTTTCCGAGCTGGAAGAAAATTCCATCTCTTGGAGATTTAACGTTCTTCGCAACCAAACAGACGCAAGAGTAGAAAAGGAATCTGACAAAGGTGATTTGGAACAGATCCAATTGAAACCCCCTGAAAAAGCAAGAAGGGACATCAATATCATCGGGATTACCACCAAAACTTTGGATCAACTAGGTGGTGTATGGCCTCTTCCTTGGAAATATTACGCAAAGATAATAGAAAAATTCTCTTCTTCTAATAACCATCTAATGTTCGACGTTTTCTTCCTGGACTATAAGCCGGGACAGACGGAAGAAATGGCTAAAGCTCTTTCCGGAAACCAAAGGGTAATGTTCGACTATCCTATGGAAACCAGTTTGGAATCCAAGAGCACGATCATCAATTTAGAGAAAAGAACTGAAATCCTTCGCAAGTTCAAATTGGAAAATGTCAAAGACGAACAAACGGGACTTTCCTGGTTGAAATTCCCGCAGGCTCCTATCGAACCAATTGCAGAAAAATCCTCCGGTTTAGGATTTGCGAATATTAAAAAAGACGAATCAGGTCTGAATCGTAAAATGCCTATCGTAGCAAAGATCTTAGGCTCAGGTGCAGGTAGAGCGGATGAATATTATCCTTCTATCGACTTAATCATCGCTTGTAACTATTACGGAGTGGATGTCAAAAAAGATGTAGAAGTGGTCATGGGCGAATATGTGAAGATAAAAAATATTCCCTCAAAGAATATCAGCTATTTTGACCGTAAGTCCTTAAAAATGGTCACAGAAGATATCATGGCAAAACCGAATGATACTCGTGAGATCATTATCCCGATAGATGAGTATGGCCAGATGGAGATCAACTTCCCGGGTGGATTATATTCTTATAATACTACCGAGTTCTTCGAAGTATCCGAAGGCTGGGACAACGAAACTGCTACTCAAGTGAATAATAATATCTTCCTCGTCGCAATGTTCTACGCTACAGGAAGAGGAGCCGCAAAAGATACCCACTTATCTCCGTTCGGAGACATGTCCGGGATCGAGCACCACGCACACGCAATCAATACGATCTTGAACCAGGATTTTCTTTGGGATATGCCGCTCGCAGGAAACTTCCTGATCTTCTTCTCCATGGCCTTTATCGTAGGATTGATCCTGCCTAGAATGAAGACCTCTTGGGGATTTTTATTCATTATAGGAATCGCTCTAGTATACAGTATTGTCACATTATACGATTTCTCGGAATTCAATATAGTTCACGTATTCCCTTCCGTGATCATAGAGCAGTTTTTCATATTTGTGGGGATCATAGTCTATAAGATCTTAACGGAAGAAGAGAACGTAAAATATATCCGCACAACATTCTCCAAATTCGTTTCTAAAGACGTTGTGGACGAACTTCTCAAGAATCCGGAAAATCTAAACTTGGGTGGATCCAAGAAGGACATCACCATCTTTTTCTCGGATATTCGCGGATTTACCACAATGTCCGAAAAAATGGGCCCGGAAGAACTGGTACAGTTTTTGAATCAGTACCTTTCCGAAATGACCGAGATCATTATCGAGTTCAAGGGAACGATTGATAAATACATGGGGGATGCGATCATGGCTTTCTGGGGGGCTCCGGTTCCTCTAGAAGACCATGCTTACTATGCCTGCGCGGCGTCTCTCGCTCAGATGAGAAGACTCGCAGTTCTGAAGGAAGAATGGAAAGCAAGAGATCTTCCTGTGATGGACATTGGTATTGGATTAAATTCCGGACCGGCTGTCGTGGGGAATATGGGAAGTTCTCACCGGATGGACTATACTTGTATGGGAGATACCATTAACTTGGGATCTCGTCTGGAAGGATCCAACAAGGAATATGCCACAAATATTATTATTTCGGAATATACATACGAAAAGGTCAAGGACCGCATAATTGCCAGAGAACTGGATCTAGTCAAGGTAAAGGGTAAAACCAAGCCTGTCCGGATCTATGAACTGATCGACTTAGTGAACGAAGAAGACCTAAAACTTCTGAGGAAACCTTTGCATTCAGTAGAGCA from Leptospira selangorensis includes:
- a CDS encoding proline--tRNA ligase yields the protein MRASKYLVPTEKENPSDAVVASHRLMIRAGLVRKSGSGFYFFLPLGLRILKKIENIVREEMDATGALEFELPIMTPSEFWEQSGRWSVMGPEMMRVKDRHDQWYALGPTHEESFSYLVKPLLKSYKDLPINVYQIHTKFRDEIRPRFGVIRSREFIMKDAYSYHLDEASLDATYQDMRTAYRKIFQRCGLKTIPVQADSGTMGGSASEEFMVVSPIGEETLLLCGDCGYNSNSEKTPFIAKQEDSPKGPKDKKEVETPGKKSIEDVASFLNVRPQDTIKAVAFQNGKEKLLVFLRGDLELNEHKLKSYLKWSDLDMIPEPELRSSNLVPGFIGPSDVGAGFKVILDSSIQKDGAYVVGGGKEDFHIQGYIPSSEIKIPYETTDVALAREGDPCPTCAKTLKAEKGIEVGHIFKLGDKYTKSFQIQVLDQQGKAKTLTMGCYGIGVNRTMATVIEQCNDDKGIYWPISIAPFEIGLVTLTKGEEQDAKALEFYENLKNEGFEVFWDERDLGPGFKFKDSELIGFPIRITVGKKFFESGEISIYNRKYDKDETFKFTDFDDLNTRVENLRQELYQELLGD
- the trpB gene encoding tryptophan synthase subunit beta codes for the protein MAKERSFTEKEGYFGDFGGRYSPEILTEALIELEDTYNKLRKDKKFQKDLEFYRRNYIGRPSPLTYAEKLTKAWGGAKIWLKREDLNHTGAHKINNTIGQALIAKAMGKRRIIAETGAGQHGVATATVGALFEFETAIFMGEEDLRRQKLNAIRMQMLGAKVIGVSSGTATLKDATSEAMRDWALNVSNTHYIVGSVIGPHPFPTIVRDFQKVVGDESKKQFKKENDKLPDAVVACVGGGSNAMGMYYAFLNDKKVKLYGVEAGGRGSSPGEHSATMLFGKTGFLHGTKTLVIQDDGGQVVPAHSVSAGLDYPGVGPEHAHLHSSGRVKYETVSDQGALDAFMEVCRIEGIIPALETAHAFRFAKDLAKELGKKKDILICLSGRGDKDVAEVARLVGLSQGDLI
- the trpA gene encoding tryptophan synthase subunit alpha: MSAIKSVFSDSKSAFIPYISLGDPNYDLCVDWADALIRGGADILELGIPFSDPVADGPVIQKAFKRALANPFSMDTILETTEKIHSLHPHIPLVYLTYFNPIFHYGFEKFAEKAKIAGIQGMIIPDLPYDTPETDELFKSLKRRGVDLIHLVTPATPLNRMKGIRDFASGFIYYVTSYGVTGERKSISADLEDRIKTTKEVFSLPVSAGFGISAPDQAKEISQYADGIIIGSAVQRIIEENGSNPSLCRKKLEEYAQSISGSLRGKNL
- a CDS encoding adenylate/guanylate cyclase domain-containing protein — encoded protein: MSESKPAQKFTVVDIIFGVTTTLGILAHFYYAFFSEAEYSLQLLLLGALFLFSSSYFFYKTITKVAKNPQLVGSLWLAIIVSLVWFDLYVAFTPVSELEENSISWRFNVLRNQTDARVEKESDKGDLEQIQLKPPEKARRDINIIGITTKTLDQLGGVWPLPWKYYAKIIEKFSSSNNHLMFDVFFLDYKPGQTEEMAKALSGNQRVMFDYPMETSLESKSTIINLEKRTEILRKFKLENVKDEQTGLSWLKFPQAPIEPIAEKSSGLGFANIKKDESGLNRKMPIVAKILGSGAGRADEYYPSIDLIIACNYYGVDVKKDVEVVMGEYVKIKNIPSKNISYFDRKSLKMVTEDIMAKPNDTREIIIPIDEYGQMEINFPGGLYSYNTTEFFEVSEGWDNETATQVNNNIFLVAMFYATGRGAAKDTHLSPFGDMSGIEHHAHAINTILNQDFLWDMPLAGNFLIFFSMAFIVGLILPRMKTSWGFLFIIGIALVYSIVTLYDFSEFNIVHVFPSVIIEQFFIFVGIIVYKILTEEENVKYIRTTFSKFVSKDVVDELLKNPENLNLGGSKKDITIFFSDIRGFTTMSEKMGPEELVQFLNQYLSEMTEIIIEFKGTIDKYMGDAIMAFWGAPVPLEDHAYYACAASLAQMRRLAVLKEEWKARDLPVMDIGIGLNSGPAVVGNMGSSHRMDYTCMGDTINLGSRLEGSNKEYATNIIISEYTYEKVKDRIIARELDLVKVKGKTKPVRIYELIDLVNEEDLKLLRKPLHSVEQSR